Below is a genomic region from Candidatus Binatia bacterium.
CAGCGTTAGCCGGTCTCCGATGCCGCTGGGAACGCGCAGGCCCCACATCCGCGTGAGAGCGTGCTCGACGCGCGTTGCGCTTTCATCGCCCCTTTCGAACGCGCGCACGATCGGCGCGCAACCCTCGGCCTGAACGGCAACCATCGCGGGGCGCTCGGCGCCGATCCAGCCCAGCCGTTGCAGCTCATCGAAGGCCTTCCACATCGCAACGAGCCCCGTTCCGCCGCCGGTCGGGTAGACGATCGTTCCGGGAACGCGCCCAAGCTGTTCGACGAGCTCGTACCCCATCGTCTTCTTGCCTTCGACGCGATACGGCTCGCGAAACGTCGCAACATTGAAGGCCCCGCTTTCGCGCGCGTATTCCGCGGCAAGGCGCCCTGCGTCGTCGATCAAGCCGTCGACCAAGACGACTTCCGCGCCGTAGTCCTGTATCTCGCCGATGAGCGGTGACGGCGTGTCGCGCGGAACGTAGATGCGCACCGGTATACCGGCGCGCGCACCATACGCTGCGAGCGCGCCGCCGGCGTTGCCGGCACTCGGCGCGACGAACGACGTCGCGCCCAGGCGCTTTCCGACGGTCACGGCAACCGACATGCCGCGCGCCTTGAACGAGCCCGTCGGATTCTGCGATTCATCTTTGACGTAGAGCTCGTCGAGCCGCAGCTCGCGTTCGAGACGAGGCAGTCGCAGCAGCGGCGTTGCGCCCTCGCCGAGCGAGATGGGGTCCTCGTCGCCGGCGATCGGCAGCATCTCGCGATAGCGCCACATCGTCCACGGACGCGCCGCCACGGTTTCGCGCGACATCGCGGCCACGTCGTAGCGGACCAGCAGCGGCGCGCCGTCGTGCGCGCAGACCGTTGCTAGTTCACCCGCGGAATAGCGATGATTTCGGTCGCGCGAACATTCCAGCAGCGACGGCAGCACGTTACGCGGCCACTTTCGGCGAGACCTCGGTGCGCGCCCAGATGAAGTAGACGGGAACCGCGCTCAACACGATCGCGAAGCCCATCAGCCCATCCATCGGATAGGCCACGCAGGTCGCGATCGCGACGCCCCACGATGCCAGCATGAAGACGGCGGTCGACACCGGATGCCACGGTACGCGAAAGCCTTCAGCGCGCGCGACGCCGTCCCGCCGGTCTCGAGCGCGCAGCACGAAGAGCGCGAGTGCGAGCAGGCCGTTGAACGCGGAGACGACCGCGATCACGTAGTTGAGGATATGTCCGTAGCCCGCCGAGAGCGCGATAGCGATCGCGACGGCGGCTTGCAGGATGACCGCGACGACCGGCACGCGCGTTCGCGGATCGATCCACGCCACCGCGCGAAAAAAGAGTCCATCGGCGGCCATCGCGTGATACAGGCGGGGCACGGTTAACATACGGTTGCTCATGAATCCGAGCGTCGTCACCGCAATGGCGATCGATGCGAGCCGCGTTCCGTTCGAGCCGACGGCGTTGGAGATCACGGCCGTCGCGGGAACGTCGGTGTGGGCGAGACCGCCGACGCCCAGGACGCGAACGCAGGCGACGTTGAGCGAAATATAAACAAACGCCACACCGATCATTCCCAGCGTAAGCCCGACCGGCATCGTTCGCGCCGCATCTTTCGTCTCGGCGGCTAGGAAGTTTGCCACCGTGGCGCCGGCGTAGGCGAAGAGCACGGGAACCAACGCGACGCTGAACGCGCCGATAACACCGAGCGGAGCGGCCGGCGCCATCCCGAATTGCGCGGAGGCGTGCGGACGCGCGACGAGTCCGGCGGCGATGATCCCGAGCACCGCAGCAACCTTCAAGATCGTCAGTGCGTTTTGAAAGCTCGCGCCTAGCCGTACGCCGAGCGCGTTGAGGAGCGCGAGCACGCCAAGCGCGACGGCGGCAACTAACGCGGGTGCCAGCGTAAGGCCGGTTAGCGACAGAAAGTATCCTGCGAACAGGATCGCCGCAGCGGCGAGGCCGCCGCTGTAGGATGCGAGCATCCCCGACCATCCGAAAGCGAACCCGGCGATCGGATGCAGCGCGTCGCGAAGATACGCGTACATGCCGCAATCGTTGGGGCGTCGGGCGGCGAGTTCCGCCAACACGAAGGCGCCAAAAAGCGCGATGATTCCGCCGGCCGCCCACGCCGCGAGAATCAGCGCGGCATCGGGCGCGCGATGCGCGACGACTGCCGGCGTTCGAAAGATGCCCGAGCCGATTACGCTGCCCATCACGATCAGCGCCATGTCGAACGCCCTAAGCCGCCGCACCAATCCGGCCATACCGCGACTTAGCGCACGCGTGGCTTGACCGCCTTTAATTTCCGCCCATGGCTCGGTAACGCACGGACTGCCCCGTCGAGTCGGCATCGCGTTAAGACTTTCGTTACGTCAACGTCGGCGAAAGCAGGGGCAGTTCTACTCAGACTTGACCGTGACGCCGAACGGGAAAAACTCACCGGCCCTTAACGCTTGCTAGGGTTACTCATAGCCGGTCGGGGGTATGCTGACGCATGAGCATTTTACAATTTATTCGCGCCGCGTTGGTTGCGGTCGTCGTTGCTTCCGTTCCGGTGGCCGGATCGGCGCAAGTCTACGTCGGCGTAGGCATCAACATCGCGCCGCCCGTGATTCCGGTCTACGTGCAGCCGCCGTGTCCGGCGCCCAACTACATCTGGGAGCCGGGCTACTGGGCTTGGGGTCCCGCCGGCTACTACTGGGTGCCCGGCACGTGGGTGCTGGCGCCAGCGGTCGGACTGCTCTGGACGCCCGGCTATTGGGGCTGGGGCTCAGGACTGTACTACTGGCATCGCGGCTACTGGGGACGCACCGTCGGATTTTACGGCGGCATCAACTACGGCTTTGGCTACTACGGCGCCGGCTACGTCGGCGGCGGATGGTACGGAGGGGTCTTCCGCTACAACACCGCGATTACACACGTGAATACGACCGTGATTCACAACACCTACGTCAACAAGACGGTGATTAACAACTACAACACCTCGCACGTAAGCTACAACGGCGGGCACGGCGGCGTTCAAGCGCATCCGACGCAAGCGCAGGTCAACGCCCGCACGTACGGCCAGGCACCCACGACCGAACAGAAGAACCACGAGCAGATGTCCGGCCAGAACCGCAACCACTACCAGTCCGTCAACCACGGGCAGCCGCAGACCGGCGCCGTGACGCATCCCTACAACTCGAACAATCGGCCCGCGCACTACGCGCCGGTGACCGACGCGGATCGGCAAGCGGCACACGTGCATGAGTCTCCGCCTAAGGGCGGAAAGCCTCCGCGCTAGCTTTTACGGCACATCGGCGGAGTCGGCGTCGGTGGTTCCATCGATAAGTGAACCACCCACGTCTTTCCTTTGGAATGCACGTCGAACTTGTGTTGTATGGGCAAGCTAAAGCTCGGACTTACCACAGTGCATTTGTACATCGTGGTACCCTTGCACGTCGTCGATGAAGCCTGCTGCAAGACGATAAAGGATCGGTTCAACCCGGTCGTTACCGCATACGTCGTAATACGAGCCGCATCACACGATTGCGGCAGCGTTACATAAGCTTGAATTACAAATGTCGACCTGCTATTTACGCCGGCGCTGACGGTCGTCGCCGTTGCAGGCTGCCAGGGCGCCGCCGAGGCGGGCGTTGACGGAAGAACGATCAGCGCCGCCGCTGCTAGAGCAAGATAACGCATAGTACTAAAGCCTCCTCGCTAGGACGCTTTATCGGGAACGAACCGCCTACCCCCTTTTTAGCCTAGCCCAAACTCCGCCCGAGCGCCTGAAGCTTCTCCGGGTTGCGGACCACGTAGATCGCGGACACTCGCCCGTCCGCGATTTCGAGTGCCGCGACCTCTTGCACGCCGGCGCGATTGAACGTCACGATGCCGGGCAGCCCGTTGAGCGTCACGGCCTCGATGCGCACGATGTCGCGCCAGCCTTGCAGCTCCTTGAGTCCGAAGAGCAGCTTCGTGACGCGCTCGGCCCCGATTACGGGCACTGTTGCCGCCGGAATCTTGCCGCCGCCGTCGGCCGTGAAGACGACGTCCTTTGCCAGCAGCTGCTGCAGCACGGCGGGATCGTCGTTCTGGATCGCCGCCAAGAACGCGTCCCGCACGCGCAGCAGCTCCTTGCGGTCGGTGCGCGAGTGACGCCCCGCGTCGCGAACGTGTTCGCGCGCGCGCGTCGCGAGCTTGCGCACCGCGGGCTCCGCGCGCCCCAGCGTGTTGGCGACCTCGGCAAACGGCACGTCCAGCACGTCGTGCAGCAGGAAGGCCGCACGCTCGAGCGGCGCGAGCCGTTCCAATGCGAGCAACAGCGCGAATGAGATGTCGTCGGCCAGCGTGGCCGCGACGGCTGGATCGTCGGCGCCTTCCGAGACGACCGGTTCGGGCAGCCACGGTCCAACGTAGACCTCGCGTTTGGCGCGCGCGGATCGCAAACGGTCGAGGCAGAGACTCGTCACGATCGTCCGCGCGAGCGCGCGTTCGTCCCGCACCTCCTCGTTATCCAGCGCGGCGCTCCAGCGCAGGTACGCATCTTGCGCCACGTCCTCGGCCTCGCCGTACTCGCCGAGCATCCGATAGGCGTGGCGCACGAGCTCCGCGCGCATCGCCTCGAACCGCTCCGCGCGCTGCGAGATCACGCCCTTCGACTCCGCTTCGACAGGCTCAGCGTCGCTCAGGACAGGCTGTACTGGGAAAGCTGCATCGGCACGGTTTCGCCGCCGACGCGCAGGCGCACGCATGCGTGACCGTGGCCGATCGCGTACTTGAACGTTGGGTACGCCTGTGCCGCTAGGATCGCGTACGCGAGCGACACGAGCCCGGCGCGGCCCCAGCGCCGCAGGATCTCCACGCGCGCCTCGTCGCCGCTGCCGTCGCGCGCGATCGTCGCGAGCGCGAGCTCCACACCGAGCAGCGCTTCCTTTGAGCACTTGGCGTAGTCGCGCTCGAGGATCGCGCGAATCGTCTGCGGCTTCACGCCTGCCGCCTCAGCCATCGACACGCCGAGCTGCAGGCACGGTCCGCAGTCGGCGGCCTTGCCGGAAGTCAGCGCGGCGCCATAATATGCGTCGAGCGGAACCTTCCGGTAGCTCCCCAACTTTTGGAGTCCCTGCATCGGCAGCACCGCGCCCACGCCGGCTTCGTCGACGATCTCTTGCATGTAGCCCGTATCGTAGCCCCAGCGCCGGCCGAACTTCTCGAGCTGCTTTTTGACTAACCACTTGAACATGATGTTTTCCGTCCTCCGCTCCTTAGACGGGACAGCCCACCGGAAAGTGACGCGGACCTTCTATATCCCCAACGCGGAGCCGGCGGGGGTGCGCCTGTCGCTGCCGCCTTCGGGCGCGCCCGTTCGCGGATCGACGACGATGATCTGCGCCGAGCCCCATTTCGCGAAGCGGCGCAGCGCGTAACCCATCGCGCGCAGCTGCTGAGCCGTCGCGCCCGAGAACGCTCCGGGCTCGTGTTGCAACTCGTCGGGCAGCCACTGCATGTGCGTGCGCGGCGCGTCGACGGCGGCCTGTGCGCTCATGCCGTAGACCAGCACGTTGAGGATTGTCGCCAACACGATCGTGATGATGCGAGATCCGCCCGGGCTTCCGGTCACCATGCGCAGCGCGCCGTTGCGCGTGACGATCGTGGGGGCCATCGACGAGAGCGGCCGCTTCCCCGGCGCGATCTCGTTGCGGACTCCCTGCACGAGTCCGTACAGGTTCGGCACGCCCGGCTTAGCCGTGAAGTCGTCCATCTCATCGTTGAGCAGAAACCCGGTGTCGCCCGCGACGACTTCGGCGCCGAACGAATCGTTGATCGTGTAGGTCACCGCGACGGCGTTTCCCCAGCGATCCACGATCGAGTAGTGGGTCGTGTCGGCGCTCTCGTTTGATGGCGGGCCGAGACCGGGGTGCACGTCGGCCGAACGCGTCGCATTATCGGGCGGGATCTTCGCGCGCAGCTTCGCGGCGTAGGCCGGCGCGAGCAGCTGCGCGACGGGGTTGCTCACGAAGCCCGGATCGCCGAGATACGCGTTGCGATCGGCGTATGCGAGGCGCTCCGCCTCGGTCAGGTAGTGGATCGTCCGCGCGCTTTGCCGGCCCCAGAGGCCAAGCGGATACGGCGCGACGATGTTGAGGATCTCGCAGAGCGTCACGCCGCCCGAACTCGGCGGCGGCGCCGACGCGATGTCGTAGCCGTGAAAGCTGCAGTGCAGCGGCGCGCGCTCCTCGACGCGGTAGCTCGCGAAGTCGTCCAGCGTCAGGATCCCGCCGTGCGCGTCGCTCGCCGCGACGACGGCCTGCGCGATCGGCCCGCGGTAGAACGCGTCGGGGCCATCGCGTGAG
It encodes:
- a CDS encoding threonine synthase, producing the protein MLPSLLECSRDRNHRYSAGELATVCAHDGAPLLVRYDVAAMSRETVAARPWTMWRYREMLPIAGDEDPISLGEGATPLLRLPRLERELRLDELYVKDESQNPTGSFKARGMSVAVTVGKRLGATSFVAPSAGNAGGALAAYGARAGIPVRIYVPRDTPSPLIGEIQDYGAEVVLVDGLIDDAGRLAAEYARESGAFNVATFREPYRVEGKKTMGYELVEQLGRVPGTIVYPTGGGTGLVAMWKAFDELQRLGWIGAERPAMVAVQAEGCAPIVRAFERGDESATRVEHALTRMWGLRVPSGIGDRLTLRALRESRGAAVAVSDDAAVAAMRDLHRGEGVDACVEGGATLAALRALSQRRAQPATPVVVFNTGTSFKYGPQRG
- a CDS encoding amino acid permease, translated to MRRLRAFDMALIVMGSVIGSGIFRTPAVVAHRAPDAALILAAWAAGGIIALFGAFVLAELAARRPNDCGMYAYLRDALHPIAGFAFGWSGMLASYSGGLAAAAILFAGYFLSLTGLTLAPALVAAVALGVLALLNALGVRLGASFQNALTILKVAAVLGIIAAGLVARPHASAQFGMAPAAPLGVIGAFSVALVPVLFAYAGATVANFLAAETKDAARTMPVGLTLGMIGVAFVYISLNVACVRVLGVGGLAHTDVPATAVISNAVGSNGTRLASIAIAVTTLGFMSNRMLTVPRLYHAMAADGLFFRAVAWIDPRTRVPVVAVILQAAVAIAIALSAGYGHILNYVIAVVSAFNGLLALALFVLRARDRRDGVARAEGFRVPWHPVSTAVFMLASWGVAIATCVAYPMDGLMGFAIVLSAVPVYFIWARTEVSPKVAA
- a CDS encoding YXWGXW repeat-containing protein — its product is MSILQFIRAALVAVVVASVPVAGSAQVYVGVGINIAPPVIPVYVQPPCPAPNYIWEPGYWAWGPAGYYWVPGTWVLAPAVGLLWTPGYWGWGSGLYYWHRGYWGRTVGFYGGINYGFGYYGAGYVGGGWYGGVFRYNTAITHVNTTVIHNTYVNKTVINNYNTSHVSYNGGHGGVQAHPTQAQVNARTYGQAPTTEQKNHEQMSGQNRNHYQSVNHGQPQTGAVTHPYNSNNRPAHYAPVTDADRQAAHVHESPPKGGKPPR
- the sigJ gene encoding RNA polymerase sigma factor SigJ, with product MISQRAERFEAMRAELVRHAYRMLGEYGEAEDVAQDAYLRWSAALDNEEVRDERALARTIVTSLCLDRLRSARAKREVYVGPWLPEPVVSEGADDPAVAATLADDISFALLLALERLAPLERAAFLLHDVLDVPFAEVANTLGRAEPAVRKLATRAREHVRDAGRHSRTDRKELLRVRDAFLAAIQNDDPAVLQQLLAKDVVFTADGGGKIPAATVPVIGAERVTKLLFGLKELQGWRDIVRIEAVTLNGLPGIVTFNRAGVQEVAALEIADGRVSAIYVVRNPEKLQALGRSLG
- a CDS encoding gamma-glutamyltransferase family protein translates to MVVSAQHAATQVGVDVLRAGGNAVDAAVAVGYALAVTDPCCGNIGGGGFMLFRLYDGRERFIDFREMAPERATSSMYLDARGNVRPSASTKGWLAVGVPGTVAGLETARREFGTMSRAQLLAPAIGLARDGFVVGPGDELWPGSGERAGARYAQPQLARTLALISRDGPDAFYRGPIAQAVVAASDAHGGILTLDDFASYRVEERAPLHCSFHGYDIASAPPPSSGGVTLCEILNIVAPYPLGLWGRQSARTIHYLTEAERLAYADRNAYLGDPGFVSNPVAQLLAPAYAAKLRAKIPPDNATRSADVHPGLGPPSNESADTTHYSIVDRWGNAVAVTYTINDSFGAEVVAGDTGFLLNDEMDDFTAKPGVPNLYGLVQGVRNEIAPGKRPLSSMAPTIVTRNGALRMVTGSPGGSRIITIVLATILNVLVYGMSAQAAVDAPRTHMQWLPDELQHEPGAFSGATAQQLRAMGYALRRFAKWGSAQIIVVDPRTGAPEGGSDRRTPAGSALGI